In Amycolatopsis coloradensis, one genomic interval encodes:
- a CDS encoding oxygenase MpaB family protein, whose product MTQPRPLGPDSLTWKYFGDWRGLLIALWAGSMQNMHPELGAGVEEHSRFFEERWQRLFRSLYPIGGVIYDGPRARQTALEVRGYHDRIKGVDKHGRRYHALNPDTFYWAHSTFFVSAILIADNFCGGIGEAEKRKLFDEHVQWYEMYGMSMRPVPESWEDFQLYWKRMCEDVLEDNKATRDVLDIKDLPKPNFLPWLPDFAWHLVRGQVARNFVWLTVGLYDPPIRERLGYTWTERDERRHRRVGKLINAAFKLVPRDRRYHPRARAGWRRERGELAPDAPLVETPARNLPPLSERGKPEHYSPNV is encoded by the coding sequence ATGACACAGCCGCGGCCGCTCGGTCCGGATTCGCTGACCTGGAAGTACTTCGGCGACTGGCGTGGGCTGCTCATCGCGCTGTGGGCCGGATCCATGCAGAACATGCACCCCGAGCTGGGCGCGGGCGTCGAGGAGCACTCGCGGTTCTTCGAGGAGCGCTGGCAGCGTCTGTTCCGCTCGCTGTACCCGATCGGGGGAGTGATCTACGACGGTCCACGGGCCCGGCAGACCGCGCTGGAGGTGCGGGGCTACCACGATCGGATCAAGGGCGTCGACAAACACGGGCGGCGCTATCACGCGCTCAACCCGGACACGTTCTACTGGGCGCATTCGACGTTCTTCGTGAGCGCGATCCTCATCGCCGACAACTTCTGCGGCGGGATCGGCGAGGCCGAGAAGCGGAAGCTGTTCGACGAGCACGTCCAGTGGTACGAGATGTACGGCATGAGCATGCGCCCGGTGCCGGAATCGTGGGAGGACTTCCAGCTGTACTGGAAGCGCATGTGCGAGGACGTGCTGGAGGACAACAAGGCCACGCGCGATGTCCTCGACATCAAGGACCTCCCGAAGCCGAATTTTCTCCCGTGGCTGCCGGACTTCGCCTGGCACCTCGTCCGCGGGCAGGTGGCGCGGAACTTCGTCTGGCTGACGGTCGGCCTGTACGACCCGCCGATCCGCGAGCGGCTCGGCTACACCTGGACCGAACGCGACGAGCGACGCCATCGCCGGGTGGGGAAGCTGATCAACGCGGCGTTCAAGCTGGTTCCGCGAGACCGCCGCTATCACCCGCGTGCCAGGGCGGGCTGGCGCCGGGAACGTGGTGAACTGGCCCCGGACGCGCCGTTGGTCGAGACTCCCGCGAGGAACCTTCCGCCGCTTTCGGAGCGGGGCAAACCCGAGCACTACTCACCGAACGTCTGA